A single Carnobacterium inhibens subsp. inhibens DSM 13024 DNA region contains:
- a CDS encoding ABC transporter ATP-binding protein translates to MSSIKWVSQYIQSNKVKALVGTIMVIIVAVLNIVSPLIGGEIVDKVIVDDQRNMLVPLLALMIGATVLRTVMRYVYQIMFEHIGQDAIYQMREDLYKKLQELDFAFFNNTRVGDIMARMSGDTDAIRHAISWLTYNVLDNILLLVSAILVMGFIEWRLMLALLVVTPFIGVLTILLSGKANAVYYEIRESFSRLNSMVEENVSGNKVIKAFAREDYEKEKFDKYNDDYKQRNMDSANVTRTYLPPLETLAGFLSVITIGYGGFLVINGSMSLGDLVTFNGFIWMLNLPMRNVGWYVNDLQRFIASSYKIREMLAAKPMIPIEEKESAQTIQGIVEFQDVSFSFADAPETPVLSHISLKAKPGMTIGILGETGSGKSTLVNMISRFFDPTEGKILIDGIDAKQWNVRELRSHIAIVMQDVFLFSDTIQQNISFGTPGADMENVQKSARVADADPFIQNMPDQYNTYLGERGSGLSGGQRQRISLARGLMKDPSILILDDTTSAVDMETEVKIQRELGEIMKEKTTFIIANRISSVKSADEIIIMSKGEIIERGNHASLLDKKGYYYRIYQKQLGQADEEEVETNGTD, encoded by the coding sequence ATGAGCAGTATTAAATGGGTTTCTCAATACATTCAATCGAATAAGGTAAAAGCTTTAGTAGGAACGATTATGGTTATAATAGTAGCTGTATTGAATATTGTTTCCCCGTTGATCGGTGGAGAAATTGTCGATAAGGTTATTGTGGACGATCAAAGGAATATGCTTGTTCCTTTATTAGCTTTAATGATCGGTGCTACCGTATTGAGGACAGTCATGAGGTATGTATACCAGATTATGTTTGAACACATAGGGCAGGATGCTATTTATCAAATGAGAGAAGATCTTTATAAAAAACTACAAGAACTCGATTTTGCTTTTTTTAACAATACGCGAGTAGGAGATATTATGGCCCGCATGTCTGGTGATACAGATGCAATTCGCCATGCTATTTCATGGTTAACCTATAATGTATTAGACAATATTTTATTATTGGTTTCAGCTATTTTAGTTATGGGATTTATAGAATGGCGTTTAATGTTAGCTTTATTAGTTGTTACACCTTTTATTGGGGTATTAACAATTTTATTATCAGGAAAAGCAAATGCTGTTTATTATGAGATTCGGGAAAGTTTTTCAAGATTAAATTCAATGGTAGAAGAAAATGTCAGTGGAAATAAGGTAATAAAAGCCTTTGCCAGAGAAGATTATGAAAAAGAAAAATTTGATAAGTATAATGATGATTACAAGCAACGCAATATGGATTCTGCTAACGTAACAAGAACTTATTTACCACCATTAGAAACATTAGCAGGCTTTTTATCGGTTATTACAATTGGTTATGGAGGATTTTTGGTTATTAACGGATCAATGAGTTTAGGCGATTTGGTTACTTTTAATGGATTCATATGGATGTTAAACTTGCCAATGCGAAATGTCGGTTGGTATGTAAATGATTTACAACGGTTTATTGCTTCTTCTTATAAAATCAGAGAAATGTTAGCGGCTAAACCAATGATTCCGATTGAAGAAAAAGAATCTGCACAAACAATCCAAGGGATCGTTGAATTTCAAGATGTTTCATTCTCATTTGCAGATGCTCCTGAAACACCTGTATTAAGTCATATTTCTTTAAAAGCTAAGCCTGGTATGACAATTGGGATTTTAGGGGAAACAGGTTCTGGTAAATCAACCTTAGTCAATATGATCTCGCGTTTCTTTGATCCTACGGAAGGTAAAATATTGATTGATGGAATTGACGCAAAACAATGGAACGTAAGAGAATTAAGAAGTCATATTGCGATTGTTATGCAAGACGTTTTTCTATTTTCAGATACGATTCAACAAAATATTTCATTCGGAACTCCTGGAGCAGATATGGAAAATGTTCAAAAAAGCGCACGAGTGGCTGATGCTGATCCGTTTATTCAAAACATGCCGGATCAATACAATACGTATTTAGGCGAACGAGGCAGTGGTTTGTCTGGTGGTCAGCGTCAAAGGATATCCTTGGCCAGAGGATTAATGAAAGATCCTTCAATATTGATCTTAGATGATACGACTTCAGCTGTAGATATGGAAACAGAAGTGAAAATTCAGCGTGAATTAGGTGAAATCATGAAAGAAAAAACGACCTTTATCATTGCCAATCGTATTTCTTCTGTGAAATCTGCTGATGAAATCATTATCATGTCTAAAGGGGAGATTATCGAAAGAGGAAATCACGCTTCTTTATTAGACAAAAAAGGGTACTACTATAGAATTTATCAGAAGCAATTAGGCCAAGCTGATGAAGAGGAGGTAGAAACAAATGGAACAGACTAA
- a CDS encoding glycosyltransferase family 8 protein produces MVEQKSISIVSSSNEAFVPHLATLFLSLLTTKQTNTTFHFHVIDDNISLRSKFLLNRTVGEYNARISYVTIDPTDFSGAVESDRIPQTAYYRISIPNLLKESKRAIYMDCDMITLEDIEALWEVDLGENLLAAVEDAGFHNRLENMGIESESDLYFNSGLMVMDLEKWREQQITEQVLTFIKGNPEKLRFHDQDALNAILHDRWLELDPRWNAQTYMMLNEKEHPTIQGQLKWDEARENPAVIHFCGHAKPWNADSNHPFRDNYFDIREKTFFPMKKETKLL; encoded by the coding sequence ATGGTTGAACAAAAAAGCATTTCAATTGTTTCATCAAGCAATGAAGCGTTTGTCCCACATTTGGCTACGCTCTTTCTTTCACTACTAACAACAAAACAAACAAATACAACTTTTCACTTTCATGTGATTGATGACAACATTTCACTACGCTCAAAATTTTTATTGAATCGTACAGTAGGAGAATACAATGCAAGAATCAGTTATGTCACAATTGACCCAACGGATTTCTCAGGCGCTGTAGAAAGTGATCGTATTCCACAAACGGCTTATTACCGTATTTCAATACCTAATCTATTGAAAGAAAGTAAACGTGCCATTTATATGGATTGCGATATGATAACCTTAGAAGATATTGAAGCACTTTGGGAAGTTGATCTAGGCGAAAATTTACTGGCTGCAGTTGAAGATGCAGGTTTCCATAATCGTTTAGAAAATATGGGAATCGAAAGTGAGTCCGACCTTTACTTTAACTCTGGTTTAATGGTTATGGATTTAGAAAAATGGCGTGAACAACAAATAACAGAACAAGTTTTGACTTTCATTAAAGGTAATCCAGAAAAATTAAGATTCCATGATCAAGATGCGTTAAATGCCATCTTACATGATAGATGGTTAGAATTAGATCCTCGTTGGAATGCACAAACCTATATGATGTTAAATGAAAAAGAACATCCAACGATTCAAGGACAATTAAAATGGGATGAAGCTAGAGAGAACCCTGCTGTCATTCACTTCTGTGGCCATGCTAAACCATGGAATGCAGATTCAAATCATCCATTCAGAGATAATTACTTTGACATTCGTGAAAAAACATTTTTCCCAATGAAGAAGGAAACGAAATTGCTCTAA
- a CDS encoding glycosyltransferase family 8 protein: MGEKKLIPIVSAADNNYAPYLGVTLKTILDHLNSEYDVAFYIIDDHISTESKNKLKQVISNHTAHTATLDYLEVDSELYANVMESDHITQTAYYRISLPDLLEDKHYKKVLYIDSDVLVLDDVSKLYETNIGDKVVGAVVDPGQAVVHPRLGIETEDYYFNSGLMIIDLDNWRKAQITEKTLAFLENQMDKIIYHDQDALNGTLYEKWYALHPKWNAQTSLVFERHQPPNDEYAKWYKEAVSQPSIVHFTGHDKPWNSDEFHPYTDQYLKELSQTPFRDTAVKQNAVN, translated from the coding sequence ATGGGAGAAAAAAAACTGATTCCAATTGTAAGTGCTGCAGATAATAACTATGCACCTTATTTAGGTGTCACCCTAAAAACGATTTTAGATCATCTTAATTCTGAATATGATGTAGCGTTTTACATTATTGATGATCATATATCTACGGAAAGTAAAAATAAATTAAAGCAAGTTATTTCCAATCATACGGCTCATACGGCAACACTTGACTATTTAGAGGTTGATTCCGAGTTGTACGCAAATGTAATGGAAAGTGATCATATCACTCAAACAGCTTACTATAGAATCTCTTTACCAGATTTGTTGGAAGACAAACATTACAAAAAAGTATTGTATATAGACAGTGATGTTTTAGTATTGGATGATGTATCCAAATTGTATGAAACAAATATTGGCGACAAAGTAGTTGGGGCTGTTGTTGACCCTGGACAAGCAGTTGTTCATCCAAGATTAGGAATCGAAACAGAAGACTACTACTTTAATTCTGGGTTAATGATCATTGATTTAGATAACTGGCGTAAAGCGCAGATTACTGAAAAAACCCTAGCTTTTCTTGAAAATCAAATGGATAAAATTATTTACCATGATCAAGATGCTTTGAATGGAACGCTTTATGAAAAATGGTATGCTCTTCATCCTAAATGGAATGCACAAACTTCTTTAGTATTTGAACGGCATCAGCCGCCAAATGATGAGTATGCTAAATGGTATAAAGAAGCTGTTAGCCAACCATCCATCGTTCATTTTACCGGTCATGATAAACCATGGAATTCAGATGAATTCCATCCTTATACTGATCAGTATTTAAAAGAATTGAGTCAAACGCCTTTTAGAGATACAGCTGTAAAACAAAACGCAGTTAACTAG